The window GGGCTAAGAGGTGTCCCCAGGGTGGGACAGGAGgcactgcccagccccagccctctcTGACTCAtcaacggggaaaaaaaaataaaattctgtaacCCCCAAAAGGAATTCACGTATAGGGGATGCCACTGGGGTGCTGCTGCATTGCTGCAGCTCGtgtgcaggagcacagccagcaggcATTGGCATCATAACAGGAGGTCCCCAAGGGACAaagtgctgtggctgctggcttTGGGAACAAGCTGTCGGTGTGGGGGCAAGGCTGGAGCCCCCCGGCAACAATGGGGCCCTGGCTCTGGGATGTGGCTGCTAAAACCGGGGGAGCTGAACGTGGAAAATAATGTTAGCTCGAGGTAAAGATGGAAGGGTATTAAACAATCCCCCTCTCCTTTCTGAAAATGCATCTCTAGGATGTAGTGCCCCACAAAGGGTGCCCTCTcacagctgcccagcacagctccagtgCCATGTCCTGACCtgggttagggttaaggttagggttggggttggggttagggttggtgttagggttagggttggggttagggttaggtttagggttagggttggggttaactcaggtggctgcagccccgcGGGTGTCTGGTTGTGCAAACACAACCCAGGCAGAGCCATTTCCTCATCACTGGCGTTGGGTTCGCTCAAGACCTCGTTTCTTTCGGTCTCTACAGCACCTTTGGCAATGTCAAAAACCAGTGGTAGGCAGCCAAGGGCCTTCTTGTGTTAGAGAACAGGAGGTGACAAAATGAAGCTTCAAGGTTTGGTGGAGAGAAGGGGGTGAGTAGGGAAGCACGGGGATTGACAGGGTCCCTGCACTGCTCCCTGACAGCTCCTCGCATTTGGGATTTTTATAGGCTCAGATGTTTGCAACCAAGTGTAATATTTTTGCAAGGTGTGGGTTAGATGGCGGTGGAACACATTGGCAATTTTAGCTGTCTTCCAAGCAAAATATATGGGCTAACAAATTCAACATATTTATCACCGTAGCTTCTGGAAGTGTTTGCTGATCATTTATCCTGAACAATTACGAAAAATACATCAGCACTGGCACGGCGTGTTTAGCCAGCATTTGTTACTGTACATATATTATTCATCGGTGTGGAACAGTTTGATTATAGCTGCCTGGTATCGGTGATGCTAACGTTTTCTTTCTACGTGAAAACATGAACGTTTTCTTTATTAATCAAGActggaagaggcagaagagctctgaaacgcctgggggctggggcagcgTGCCACGGGTGTGCCAAGCTGCTTGTTTTGGGCACGGAGTCGTGAGTCTAGGTGGCTCAGAAGAGCCACTGATGGTCCCTGCTTTCATCTTGTCCCCTGCTCACGTTACTGCTCAGAGGGTGTTCTCCTAACAGGTAGCCTCAGCGGGCTCATTGCAGATGAAGGCAGTTACTTTTCTGTAAATTCTGGGACTTTTTCTAGTCCCATGACAAAGGCAACCAACCCGTCACAGCTTCTTCCTTCAACCCTTCACAATTTAGGAACTGGCTTGGGGTGCATTCCGCTGACCTGCTGTTCCGGATAACTATTCTGGTATCCAGAATAAATCATTCAGATTTATCACCAGTTACTCAGAATAAATCATTAATCCTCATCACTTACACTGTGTTGAAACCCACGGTGGCGAGGTACCAGCCACCATCGGACGCAGGTGGACGGGGGCACCATTTGAAGGAGTAACGTGGGCCTTGGCTTCTTCCACCTCGCTCCGTACCCACCACACTTATACCCCTGGGAGCTTCCAGGCCCTCGCCTTGTCAATAAAATACACCCaaaggggaggtgggggagcCTCCAGGTTGCTCTTTTCCATGAGACCAGTGTAAGCAGGAagaggctgggggcaggagcagatttttttttgcctaccCGTGGCCACAGTATCCAAGAGCAGGGCctgaaaaatgatttatgaGACACCAGATCCAACAGTGTTCATTTGCTTCCCTCTCCGGTTGCTGCTTAGTGCCCAGAAAAGCTTTCGTGTGCAAAAAGCACTGACTTGGGAAAGAAAGGCACGGTCGTGGAGCTGGAGGAAAAGTCAGCACGTCGCGGGGAGGCTGCCTGCGAGGCAGGGGGACAGCGGTGAGCACCCGGGTCCCGACTTGCAGGCGATGGGACACCCCTGTCTGTTGTCCCAGGGGGGTaccgggggctgcgggagctTCAGATGTGGCTGGGGACTGGATTTGTCCCTGGTGTGAGCTGGTGGACCCCCAGCTGATGCGCTGAGATCACCGGGGAGATGTTTCCAGCAGGGAGATGGGGAACCCATGGGGGTCCCCGGCTGGTGGATACGGGGGGGGCCATGAGCTGCACAGGGTGGCAGCGGGTGGAGGGTCCCAGGGGGCTGGAAGCAGCTgatcctcccccagccctgcatcaGCACCGGGCGGTGGGGCTCGAGGGCCTCGGCTCTCATCTCCCTGTTTGCTCGTCCCCTCCAGGGGCTCATGCGGCCCACGAGGCACACCCCTGCCCCGCTGCGGGCTCCAGCCTCGAGTGGAGGAGGATTTATTTTGCCTGAAGGCTAACGGGGCTGGAAAATCCCCGTGAGAGCTCCCGCTGGCCCATTCCCCCTCTCGCCCAGCCGGACGAGGCCACCCGGCTTCCCCGCGCGCTGCCTGGGCGGCCGCCACCACACAGCTGCACCGTGCAGATGGCAGCTGGTAAAAATGGTGATTCTGCCTCAAAATGGAAACTGGTCTCTCCAGAGGGCTTGCTGCAGCACCTGCCACCAACTCCTCGAGTTGTTGCTGGTTTTTGGGAAGCGCTGTGTGTGTCCCCCTGTGTGTTTTGGTGTGGTGAGCAGGCGAGCGCTCGCCCTGGGCTGATTTTCAAAGGGAAGCTTTGCCTCGGTGGCAAGTGAAGGGTGTAAAAGGTGCCAGGGGGGTGTAAAGCAGTGGGTAAGGGGGTGGCCGTGCCTGCGAGGCTCTGCTGGGATGGGTGGGAGGCTGCCTGCTTTCATTCTCCCCAGCTCCGATGTCAGTGTGCGAGCTGAGCTGTGGGGGATATTTAAtggggaattttttttcttcagaacaagtgcgggagctgcaggcacagcccatCCCTTTGGGgggcctgggagcagcagcgagcccccagcccgggtctccccagtgctgcagggctgggctgcgAGGTGCGGGGGCAGAGCCCTTAACCGTGCTTCGCCTTGCAGCTCTGTCCCGGCTGGGAACCGGGCTGTGGGCTGCGCAGTGCCACTGGGAGAGGAGTGCGGGGACACAGGGGCTTGGTGTGCCCTGCTATGCTTGTGACCTCATCCCGCATCCCACAGCATCCTATTTCCTGCATCCCACATCATCCTGCATCCCACAGCATCCCTTATCCTACATCCTACCTCATCTCACATTACCCTGCGTCCCACAGCATCCCGTGTCCCACAGCATCCCGTATCCTGCATCCCACATCATCCCACATCATCCCACATCATCCCATATCCTCCATCCCACCTCATCCCACCTCCCGCCTCATCCCATATCCTACATCCCGCCTCATTCCGCATCCCACCTCACCCCATATCCTCCATCCCACCTCATCCTACACCCCACCTCACCCCGTATCCTGCATCCCACCCTCAACCcgggctgccccctccccatcccacctccTGCTATCCCGGAGAGCCCCAAGCACGGTGCAGagcatcccccagccccaacctcctccctgcccggctcccccatccctccccatccccgtgccccCACGGGGGGCTCACCATGATGGAGAAGACGAGGGCCACCACGTTGATGGGCCAAACGGGGCAGAAGCAGGAGAAGATGGCGAGCACCAGGTAGTCCCGGGGGCGGCCCTGCTCGGGCGGCGCCGTGCTGGTGCCGGTGGAGGATGCTCTGCCCAGGCTGAGCCGCGACGGCGACAACGGGGCCGCGTCCAGGTGCCCGACGGACACCGATTTGTAGCCCAGCCCGTGCCCGTTGCGCTCCGCCTCGCCGGCCAGAGCCGCCGTGAAGGATTTGGAGCCTCGCAACCCCTCGGTGGCAGCCAGCAGCTTCTCGGTCTCCTGGAGCCGGGAGGGCAGAGCCGTGCCCGACCCCGACCCCGAGCCCGAGCCCGACCCCGAGCCCGTGCCCGGGGGCGCGGCGGTGCCGCTCGCCatggcccggcccggcccggccccgacGGAGCGGGCTCCGAGCGCTCCCCGCAGCCGCCGCTCTGCGCTCGGGGCTCGCCGCCCCCCCGGGGAGGCCGTGCCGGGGGTGGGGCCAGCACGGCTCGGCCCCCGGGGCAGGAGCGGGGGATGCGCAACGCCCCCCGAAAAGACcggggaggtgggagggaggcTCGTCGGATATTGGGgaggggggtgatggggggggcggaggggggtggggggggtggggaggggtagggtgggtggggaggggtggggagaggtggggaggggtggggggttggggaggggtgaggggggttggggggatttggggaggggagggtggggtggggtggggtgggatgggatgggatgggatggggagagatgggatgggatgggatgggatgagggggagggatgggggggaaTCGGGAGCGATAGGATGAATGGGATGGGATATGGAGAGAAatggaatgggatgggatggggttagaggttggactgggtgatcttggaggtctcttccaacctagatgatgATTCTgggatgctgggatgctgggatGGGGCGGGACTGGGGGGATTTAGAGGGGAATCCCCCGtgtcctccctcccctctgccgTGATTCCAGCCCGCTCAGCCTCGCCCCGGGGTTTCGGGACGTGGAGCTGGGGACGGGCAGAGGGGGTGCCCGGCGGtgccccccctgcagccccagcgcTCCCGGGACAGAGACAAAGGCAGGAGCCGGGACCCGCAGGGTGCTGGCGCAGGGTGGGGGGAGTCCTGGAAAGCGGAGCGCAGCACCCGGGGGGACCGGAGTGTGCTGCGGGGGGGCCGGGAGGAGGACTGCAAGCACCCGGCTGGGCTCCAGCGGCTCTCTTCGGTTCTGAATTTTTCCTCTCCGGCTCGCCAGGGATTCATTTCCCAGGCGGTGAGTGCCATCTGCGGGCGCACCCAGCgccctctgcctgctcctgctgggcaggagggggacCCCAGCGcctctcccaccccacagcctgcAGAGGGGCCTGCCCTAACCGAGAACCCGAGAGCAATGCAGGGATGCTGCCTCGGGGGTCTCGaggcctttttttcccctgctcctgcctctctgGGCATCTATTTCCACCTGGGCTGCTTTAATACCGAAGTGAGGGAGGGAAACTGGAAACAAATTTGGGTGGAGAGGGGTTCGTGTAGGGTTGTGCCTGGTTTTTGCTTCCTTGCCCCTTGGTGTTCCTGGGCTCACGAATGCTGACAcgggcagagcagggggagcTGGTGCAGGGGGAGCCTCACCCCATGGGGGAACCTCACCCCACGGCGGAGCCGCCCcgcagcagggagctggtgggAGAAGCAGGATTCTGTCAGCAGCCGTGGCTGCAGGCCCCTCCTGGGAAGGGGAACCTCCTGGAGATGGAAGCCAAGATGTCTCACACCGTCAGCACTTTGAGAGGCTCCTTCGCTGAGCGGAGAGCtctctctcctggctgctgggagccTTCCTCTGCTGGGCTCATTTCCCAGCTCCCCCACCCCGCGCTGGGactgagggaggaggaagaggaggaggaggaagccagGCACTCGGGGAGCACAGGGCTGAGCCCCCCATCCTCCTGGCTGGGCAGATCAGGAGCGCAGTCCCAGACCATCCCTCGGGAGCTGCTTTGCAGTTATCAGGAGGCACCGTGGGGTTTATGAGCTCCTCGGCCGCTCCTGCAGGTCTGCCCGGGCACCAATATGTGCACTGATGGGCTTAGCATTAAAAGTACAACCAAATAaacctctcccagctcctgctcccccgatccatcagctgcagccagagctgaCATCCAGCCAGCAGCCTCAGCGCGCCCCGCACGGCCCATCTGCCCACCTCACGCATTAACAGGCAGCGCCCCGATGCTGGGCTTTTAACTCGTGTTTTCTCACAAAGCAAGCGAGAGAGAATAAATAACCGTGACAACTTGCAGCAGGGAAACCTcacaacaaagaaacacagagcTTACTCgagcagaaaacagttttccacGTCCCCCAGCTCCGAGCTCTCCTGCAGAGCAGCGAGCGCAGCCAGGCACCGCGCCGAGCCCCGTGTCCCACCTCTCTctcctgtccaggtcccttccCACTGTCCCATTTGTCACTCGGCTGCGTTACCTTCCCGGCACCATCTCGCCTTCCCAGCCCGCTGGGTCAGTGGATGGGGAGGCGCTGGTAGCCTGAGCTCTGGAGCCCTCCCAGCTGCCAGGGGAGCGGTGCCGCCGGGGGGACTCGCTGGCTGCCCGCGTgtttctgctggcagctgctccGGAGCCTGAGCTGGTGGCTCCCGATGGGATAAAACGCAGGGCTGGCTGCCAGGCGATCCTCCTTTGGGCTCTcgtggtgctggagctggttCTCAGGGGAATATCCCCCATAGCCTGCAGCACCGAGGAGCCGGGGGTGGCCGTCCCTTGCGCCCTGCCCGCGGCACTCGGAGTGGGCGCAGGGCCAGCAGCGCGCGGCACcgtgcagggacagggacagagcCGTGATCCGGCTGATGGCTCGCCGGAGGGTGGCGATTTTGGAGAGCCTCTTGCCGCTCAGGTCGTGCTTGAGGGCCAGCCGCAGGGCGTTGAAGGCTTGGTTGTAGTCCAGGATCCTCTTGCGCTCTCGGACGTTGGCAGCCATCCTCCTGGCTTTGGAGCGCACTggcctgctcctcttcctcaccttcATCTCTTCAGCCTCCCCCGGGTGGGTGGCTGCTTCCCTCCCCTTGGGGTCCCACAGGTCCTGCCCGTGGCACACCTGGGGTGCAGCCCCCCTTTCCAGCTCCCCTTCCAAGCCATCGGGGGATCCCTGTCGTGCCGCGCTGCTCCCCACGGCTGCTTGGGACATGGCTGTGGCTTGTGGGGACGGGGGCGAGGTGCTGCTGCGGTCCTGCCTCCCGTGAGTCTGGCAGACACTCCTCCAGGGTCACACAGCCTCCCCTAAAAACCCCAGCGTTTTTAAAACATCACGTGGCTCCgtcccagcccctctgcaccTGCCCCCAGGTGtgctgccctggggacaccgGCGGGCCCCACGGGGACACGGCGGAGCCAGGATGGAGTGGGGACACCAGTACCGGTACCAGGGTTTGCAGTGGGAGTGGGGGACAACCAGCTAAAGGCTGCATTTTGCTGCTCCCAGGCTCTAGAGGGAAAGCGAGGCTCTCAAGCACACCTAGCAGGGGTTGCTTTCGTTGCTGCGGAGGGTttgggctctgcaggagctcCCCCCAttgctctgctctctctctctgcagggcagctcgGCCTGGGCTGGGTCAATCCTAAGCTCACTTGGTGCCTTGGAGCAGAGCCCGTGGGTATCACTGCCCTGGCACGGGGCTCAGGCACTGCTCAACCACGTTCACTGCTGCTGGGGCTTCTCTGCTGGCCTCTATGTCCCAgggagggaaactgaggcacggagtAAGGAGGCTGCTGAGGACGGCAGCCAGGCTTGTGCCAGGAGCAGGCAAATGTCTCCTGCGCAGGACGGCGCTGGCAGTACCCGGGGAGCTCCCTGCCTCACCTCCCACCCTCTCCCCATCCCTAAAAACCTCCTCCCCGGAGGAGCTGAGCCCCTCAGCCCCAGGGACGGGACCGGAGCATGGAAGGAGCTTGGAGCCAGCACGTTGGGGCCGCTCACACCGCGGTGTCCTGGTGAGCTGGGGGCACaaccagcagccccccccccccccaaacccatcAGTGGGGGCCCAGCTGGGGAGTGGAGGAATGCGGGGCCTTGGCACGCCTCTGCCCCGCGGAGCAGGAAGCAGGAATGTCGTGGGGGGACCGGGCAGGTGATAAAAGAGCTAAAATGCTAcctgcctcctgccttcctgtcccTCCAGCGGGGGCCTGGGGGCAGAGAAGGTGCTGCTGGGTCTGCCCGGTGTTTACCGGGGCTGAAAGCATCTTCTTGCTcccagtgtgtcccagtctggCCGTCAGGAGGGCCAGGCTCCCATCCTCAGAGCGTGCATggtggggacacggggcacCTTTGGCCCTGGGGTGGGcatgctgcctgcctgccccc is drawn from Aythya fuligula isolate bAytFul2 chromosome 20, bAytFul2.pri, whole genome shotgun sequence and contains these coding sequences:
- the TRARG1 gene encoding trafficking regulator of GLUT4 1 isoform X1; translation: MASGTAAPPGTGSGSGSGSGSGSGTALPSRLQETEKLLAATEGLRGSKSFTAALAGEAERNGHGLGYKSVSVGHLDAAPLSPSRLSLGRASSTGTSTAPPEQGRPRDYLVLAIFSCFCPVWPINVVALVFSIMSRNSGQQGDMDGARRLGRMARLLSIVSIVLGTIIIVLYVSLSVRASQQKLVTA
- the BHLHA9 gene encoding class A basic helix-loop-helix protein 9; its protein translation is MSQAAVGSSAARQGSPDGLEGELERGAAPQVCHGQDLWDPKGREAATHPGEAEEMKVRKRSRPVRSKARRMAANVRERKRILDYNQAFNALRLALKHDLSGKRLSKIATLRRAISRITALSLSLHGAARCWPCAHSECRGQGARDGHPRLLGAAGYGGYSPENQLQHHESPKEDRLAASPAFYPIGSHQLRLRSSCQQKHAGSQRVPPAAPLPWQLGGLQSSGYQRLPIH
- the TRARG1 gene encoding trafficking regulator of GLUT4 1 isoform X2, with amino-acid sequence MASGTAAPPGTGSGSGSGSGSGSGTALPSRLQETEKLLAATEGLRGSKSFTAALAGEAERNGHGLGYKSVSVGHLDAAPLSPSRLSLGRASSTGTSTAPPEQGRPRDYLVLAIFSCFCPVWPINVVALVFSIMSRNSGQQGDMDGARRLGRMARLLSIVSIVLGTIIIVLYVSLSVRVS